One Ciona intestinalis unplaced genomic scaffold, KH HT001093.1, whole genome shotgun sequence genomic region harbors:
- the LOC100181613 gene encoding molybdate-anion transporter, protein MDIYWLFFWVLLAICVVLYMYTRQVVNVVEDGNFLSFQKTYMVVYLLAMGGDWFQGPYVYALYQHYGMSSHQIDILFVAGFGSSMIFGTFVGSVADKFGRRFNCVLYGILYILSCITKHFPHFTILLVGRFLGGIATSILYSAFESWLICEHHKRGFNGDLLGILFSRATLGNSLTAISAGHIAQTFADRYGYVAPFDLSIVTLVMMIVAIMYTWNENYGDSQSTITVSFGKAAEAIKQDPKVLMLGLVQSLFEGAMYTFVLEWTPALSNPNSDKSIPHGLIFASFMVAVMIGSSVFKLLTKVRTIESFMRFVLLIAAMSLAVPVVLPDHTNVVFMAFCVFEMCVGIFWPSLGTMRGSYVPEQVRSTVMNFFRIPLNLIVIVLLIQNLKIKVVFTCCVCFLLLATVCQHILHRFASKLPKKEVSEAEDEKPMLEV, encoded by the exons ATGGATATTTACTGGTTATTCTTCTGGGTTCTGCTTGCAATATGTGTTGTGTTATACATGTATACTCGTCAAGTTGTTAATGTAGTGGAAGATGgaaattttctttcatttcaAAAAACCTACATGGTTGTTTACCTTCTGGCGATGG GTGGTGATTGGTTTCAAGGTCCCTATGTTTATGCATTGTATCAACATTACGGTATGAGTTCTCACCAGATAGATATTCTATTTGTTGCTGGATTTGGGTCAAGTATGATATTTGGAACATTTGTTGGCTCTGTGGCCGATAAGTT TGGTCGTCGATTCAACTGTGTTCTGTATGgaattttgtacattttatcTTGTATTACTAAA CATTTCCCACACTTTACCATTTTACTGGTTGGGCGGTTTTTGGGAGGTATCGCTACTTCTATACTCTACAGCGCGTTTGAATCTTGGTTGATCTGCGAACACCATAAG AGAGGATTTAATGGAGATTTGCTTGGAATCCTTTTTTCAAGAGCTACGCTTGGCAACTCATTGACTGCAATATCAGCTGGACATATTGCACAG ACATTTGCTGATCGCTATGGATACGTTGCACCCTTTGATTTATCCATAGTCACACTAGTCATGATGATAGTTGCCATCATGTACACGTGGAATGAAAACTATGGAGATTCTCAGTCAACCATTACAGTGAGTTTTGGTAAAGCTGCTGAAGCGATAAAACAAG ATCCTAAAGTGTTAATGCTTGGATTGGTGCAATCATTATTTGAGGGGGCCATGTACACGTTTGTGTTGGAATGGACACCAGCTTTATCAAATCCCAACTCTGATAAAAGTATTCCACATGGTCTGATATTTGCTTCTTTCATG GTTGCTGTTATGATCGGTTCATCTGTATTCAAACTTCTAACCAAAGTAAGGACAATTGAATCCTTCATGCGCTTTGTTCTCCTGATTGCTGCCATGTCGCTGGCTGTACCTGTAGTTCTACCAGAT CACACTAATGTGGTATTCATGGCGTTTTGTGTGTTTGAGATGTGTGTTGGTATATTCTGGCCATCACTTGGTACTATGAGAGGTTCCTATGTTCCTGAAcaag TGAGATCTACAGTAATGAACTTCTTCCGTATTCCACTCAATCTGATTGTTATAGTTCTGTTGatacag AACTTGAAGATAAAGGTTGTTTTCacatgttgtgtttgtttccTTCTTCTTGCAACAGTTTGTCAGCATATTCTTCACAG aTTTGCTTCAAAACTTCCTAAAAAGGAAGTTTCTGAAGCAGAAGATGAGAAACCCATGTtagaagtttaa
- the LOC100177737 gene encoding claudin-7-like isoform X1 — translation MASSALQVFGFTLGVLAWVGMIGTCASPEWRKNSHGQTLIDNTLKYEGLWVSCTAFVTGQTNCKDYAEFFVNLPQVLQICRALMISSIGTGFVAIIITVLGMKCVGLGSSNHIVKARIALLGGLLFGISGVLTGAAVSYYAQGVLQDYYNPSFAQGLTNVPSIRIWKCFVSWLGKSSTWYTLWCARMRLNDSHPSSSATTPSPLSRIYTDIDNAKNYRPQFAPTLRITIDATRKKPTATKTNTIF, via the exons ATGGCCTCAAGCGCTCTTCAGGTGTTCGGATTTACCCTTGGAGTTCTAGCATGGGTTGGCATGATTGGGACTTGCGCTTCCCCGGAATGGAGGAAAAACAGTCACGGTCAAACACTTATTGATAACACGCTAAA gtaCGAAGGGTTGTGGGTTTCGTGTACAGCGTTCGTAACAGGCCAGACCAACTGCAAAGACTACGCAGAATTCTTCGTGAACCTTCCAC AGGTGCTTCAGATTTGTCGAGCTTTGATGATATCATCGATTGGGACTGGCTTTGTGGCCATTATAATAACCGTGCTGGGCATGAAATGCGTTGGGCTGGGCAGCAGTAATCATATCGTCAAAGCAAGAATTGCCTTGCTTGGAGGATTACTGTTCGGAATATCTG GGGTTCTGACTGGTGCTGCGGTGTCTTATTACGCGCAAGGTGTTTTACAAGATTATTACAATCCGAGTTTTGCCCAGGGACTTACCAATGTACCTTCGATACGAATATGGAAATGCTTTGTTTCTTG GTTGGGCAAGTCTAGCACTTGGTATACTTTGTGGTGTGCTCGTATGCGCCTCAACGATAGCCATCCTAGTTCGTCCGCCACGACCCCCAGCCCATTATCGCGAATTTACACCGATATCGATAATGCAAAAAACTACAGACCACAGTTCGCACCAACCCTACGTATTACCATCGACGCGACACGCAAGAAACCAACcgcaacaaaaacaaacacgaTTTTCTGA
- the LOC100177737 gene encoding claudin-7-like isoform X2, which translates to MASSALQVFGFTLGVLAWVGMIGTCASPEWRKNSHGQTLIDNTLKYEGLWVSCTAFVTGQTNCKDYAEFFVNLPQVLQICRALMISSIGTGFVAIIITVLGMKCVGLGSSNHIVKARIALLGGLLFGISGFGTAAASYCAYLWSTKDGYTVMSGFYVVVATACAGMLSSLLVIMGSCCASLPVDEIGHSVPARTFSFRKRKNEEKVSRYFGCQQTVAKNFGSRNPVYVADFV; encoded by the exons ATGGCCTCAAGCGCTCTTCAGGTGTTCGGATTTACCCTTGGAGTTCTAGCATGGGTTGGCATGATTGGGACTTGCGCTTCCCCGGAATGGAGGAAAAACAGTCACGGTCAAACACTTATTGATAACACGCTAAA gtaCGAAGGGTTGTGGGTTTCGTGTACAGCGTTCGTAACAGGCCAGACCAACTGCAAAGACTACGCAGAATTCTTCGTGAACCTTCCAC AGGTGCTTCAGATTTGTCGAGCTTTGATGATATCATCGATTGGGACTGGCTTTGTGGCCATTATAATAACCGTGCTGGGCATGAAATGCGTTGGGCTGGGCAGCAGTAATCATATCGTCAAAGCAAGAATTGCCTTGCTTGGAGGATTACTGTTCGGAATATCTG GTTTCGGGACTGCGGCTGCTTCGTACTGTGCGTACTTGTGGTCAACCAAAGACGGCTATACTGTGATGTCGGGGTTTTATGTTGTAGTGGCTACTGCATGTGCTGGCATGTTATCATCCTTGTTAGTAATCATGGGCTCATGTTGTGCTTCACTACCGGTTGATGAGATCGGTCATTCAGTTCCGGCTCGGACTTTTTCATTTCGAAAGAGAAAAAACGAAGAGAAAGTTTCCAGATATTTTGGCTGTCAGCAAACTGTTGCGAAAAACTTTGGATCGAGAAATCCGGTTTACGTGGCTGACTTTGTTTGA
- the LOC100182426 gene encoding PAXIP1-associated glutamate-rich protein 1: protein MCEAFRKVVRYIQGMEDWHVSGSDGEDASDYQPDPTTIVKLYNLINSGELPPLQTFIHPRDKLQTKELQVKQESPALLKSESIETKTSPSEPNEFDFDSQSTASVKRFTPKRTPNRPQQKKVARMDKVCSNILKYKKLDEEQMQKENKETP, encoded by the exons ATGTGCGAAGCATTTCGTAAAGTAGTCCGTTATATACAAGGTATGGAAGACTGGCATGTTTCTGGTAGTGACGGAGAAGACGCAAGTGATTATCAACCCGATCCTACTACAATTGTCAAGctgtataatttaattaacagTGGAGAG CTGCCTCCATTGCAAACGTTTATCCATCCACGGGATAAACTTCAGACAAAGGAATTACAAGTTAAGCAAGAATCACCAGCATTATTAAAGTCCGAATCAATTGAAACCAAAACCTCACCCTCAGAACCAAATGAATTTGATTTTGATTCCCAATCTACAGCTTCTGTGAAAAG GTTTACTCCAAAAAGAACACCGAATAGACCGCAGCAAAAAAAGGTTGCCAGAATGGACAAAGTttgttcaaacattttaaaatataaaaagctgGATGAAGAACAAATGCAAAAAGAGAACAAAGAAACCCCCTAA
- the LOC100179293 gene encoding uncharacterized protein LOC100179293, which yields MAEDGFIYDDVQKKKVLAQQGELDFIPTRISSFQPDPTLLLTPEKPHTLLKVTKASNLAGANTSPLVKSCKNKVRFNIPNDEESSVSTSEQSENTSTSSKEETLDFSTNAALYTQRNPLADITIGSGQTFDSTTSESTSTSLFSSSNDQFTLEDSQESSTSVIRDMKGKTVRLNQESLQVNQDTPSGLNKLGMKIGKKSRSPLLGHRKTTPVQVKIDQLTQRKELPPITIQSTSMSSDVSVPNVKPYLKKKSGLMRHEHASRCVNLEEKSNPLEKSKYHSSLVAGQELQKLQEEEFDAVTAVKKKLEDDKNLRAHISTQAATGTNIDPDEVLYNNLVSLDVSSGDIAATTQFRRIKRPSFTKLGPSEEIQIMDLFPPDLIQEKVIVESKCYSLPTLSTVTTPLDSVMSLYEHSLSWDVFNS from the exons ATGGCGGAGGATGGTTTTATCTATGATGACGTGCAAAAGAAAAAAGTCCTTGCTCAACAGGGGGAGTTGGATTTTATTCCGACAAGGATAAGTTCGTTTCAGCCGGACCCAACTTTATTACTTACTCCAGAAAAACCTCACACGTTGCTAAAAGTAACCAAGGCAAGCAACCTCGCAGGAGCCAATACATCACCTTTGGTGAAATcatgcaaaaacaaagtaaggTTCAATATTCCAAATGATGAAGAGAGCAGTGTATCGACTTCAGAACAATCCGAAAATACATCCACATCCTCGAAAGAAGAAACTTTAGACTTCAGCACAAATGCTGCTTTGTATACTCAACGCAACCCATTAGCTGATATAACAATTGGTTCTGGACAGACATTTGATTCTACAACAAGTGAAAGCACGTCTACATCACTGTTCTCCAGTTCAAATGATCAGTTTACGCTTGAGGACTCGCAAGAGTCTTCTACATCAGTTATACGCGATATGAAAGGTAAAACTGTACGACTGAATCAAGAATCTTTACAAGTTAATCAAGACACACCATCTGGCTTAAACAAGTTAGGTATGAAAATTGGGAAAAAATCCCGCTCGCCTTTATTAGGCCACAGAAAAACAACACCTGTGCAAGTTAAAATTGACCAACTTACTCAGAGAAAGGAGTTACCTCCCATCACCATTCAATCCACTTCAATGTCAAGTGATGTCAGTGTCCCAAATGTCAAGccttatttaaagaaaaagtcTGGTTTAATGAGGCATGAGCATGCATCCAGATGTGTGAACTTGGAAGAAAAAAGCAACCCCTTGGAAAAGTCAAAGTATCATTCATCTTTAGTTGCTGGACAAGAGTTGCAG AAACTACAAGAAGAAGAATTCGATGCAGTAACAGCAGTTAAGAAAAAGCTTGAAGATGATAAAAATTTAAGG GCCCACATATCCACACAAGCAGCTACAGGCACAAATATAGACCCTGATGAGGTTTTGTATAATAACCTTGTTAGCTTGGATGTCTCATCAGGTGATATAGCTGCAACCACACAGTTCCGAAGAATTAAACGTCCTTCATTTACAAAG ttggGTCCTTCAGAAGAAATACAAATAATGGATTTGTTTCCACCGGATTTGATTCAGGAGAAAGTGATAGTGGAGAGCAAGTGTTACAGTTTGCCAACATTATCCACTGTTACCACTCCACTTGATTCTGTTATGTCATTATATGAGCACTCTCTTTCGTGGGATGTTTTTAACAGCTAG
- the LOC100183985 gene encoding pre-mRNA-splicing factor 18-like, giving the protein MDFAAILKAEVDRKRKVIENKNVLNPQKKYFKRGDLERKEREEYEAKHNVKRLEPEASTSAVKESPSDELTPGLDEGKLPMTLSRQEVVKRLRERSEPIRLFAESDYEAFQRLRKLEIMAPDINKGLRNDFKVALDQLEQENIDEMIKQQTVGNSGQNVTVETLDDDVTLESLQKLSKNLGRGNDNEDCDVILKTMKFLLKCWAKELNEIPEENKKGKWKIQSAIHRQTQTYLSPLFNQLKNKTVATDILEYLSGIIKHILTRDYVKASAIYLQMAIGNAPWPIGVTMVGIHARTGREKIFSQQIAHVLNDETQRKFIQGLKRIMTACQRIFPTDPSKSLEYNATQPL; this is encoded by the exons ATGGACTTTGCTGCGATTTTAAAAGCTGAAGTGGATCGTAAACGTAAAGTTATTGAGAATAAAAACGTATTAAAC CCacaaaagaaatatttcaaaagaGGAGATTTAGAAAGAAAGGAAAGAGAGGAATATGAAGCAAAACATAACGTTAAAAGGTTGGAACCTGAAGCCAGCACTTCTGCTGTTAAAGAATCTCCAAGTGATGAACTGACACCAGGGTTGGATGAAGGAAAACTACCAATGACTTTGTCAAGACAAGAA gTTGTAAAGAGACTGAGAGAAAGAAGTGAACCAATTCGTCTTTTTGCGGAATCTGATTATGAGGCATTTCAACGACTTAGAAAACTGGAGATCATGGCACCTGATATCAACAAAGGATTGAGAAATGATTTTAAA GTTGCATTAGATCAGcttgaacaagaaaatattgaTGAAAtgattaaacaacaaacagtgGGAAACTCGGGACAGAATGTGACAGTTGAGACACTAGATGATGATGTTACGCTGGAATCTTTGCAG AAATTGTCCAAGAATCTTGGTCGTGGAAATGACAATgaagattgtgacgtcatcttgAAAACAATGAAG TTTCTATTAAAATGTTGGGCAAAAGAATTGAATGAAATTCCTGAAGAAAACAAGAAAGGAAAATGGAAAATTCAGTCGGCAATTCATCGTCAAACCCAAACCTATCTAAGCCCCTTGTTCAACCAATTGAAGAATAAAACTGTGGCAACCGACATATTGGAATATCTCTCGGGAATTATAAAGCATATTCTTACAAGGGATTATGTAAAG GCAAGTGCAATATATCTTCAAATGGCAATTGGAAATGCCCCATGGCCAATTGGTGTCACAATGGTGGGGATCCATGCCCGTACAGGAAGAGAGAAAATTTTCTCACAACAAATCGCTCATGTGCTTAACGATGAAACGCAAAGAAAGTTCATTCAGGGACTTAAAAGAATCATGACAGCCTGCCAGAGAATTTTTCCAACAGACCCTTCAAAATCACTCGAATATAACGCAACGCAACCATTATGA
- the LOC100176962 gene encoding ubiquitin-conjugating enzyme E2 T-like, with the protein MQRSLRLKRELHMLAQNPSPGISCWQDENQINVIHAQIIGSDGTPYAGGIFSIEVSVPDRYPFEPPKARFMTPIYHPNIDSGGRICLDTLKMPPQGAWKPSLNIGSILTTIQLLMSEPNPDDPLMADISAEYKFDKPMFTQKAIEHTRQHAFGKSLFQNPHRESCCSSDDDQLMETNSTEEFPQCSGHTSNSRKRLSKDLQQTNNTDHASKKPREFV; encoded by the exons atgcaaagaaGTTTACGATTAAAACGCGAGTTACATATGTTGGCTCAAAATCCTTCACCGGGAATATCTTGCTGGCAAGATGaaaaccaaataaatgtaatccATGCAC aaATAATTGGAAGCGATGGTACACCTTATGCTGGTGGAATATTTTCAATAGAGGTTTCTGTCCCAGATAGATATCCATTCGAACCTCCAAAAGCAAGGTTCATGACCCCTATATATCACCCTAACATTGATAGTGGTGGTAGGATATGTCTGGATACATTAAAGATGCCTCCACAG GGTGCATGGAAGCCATCATTAAACATTGGCTCCATCTTAACAACTATACAACTACTAATGTCAGAACCAAACCCTGATGATCCTCTTATGGCAGATATt TCTGCAGAATACAAATTCGACAAACCCATGTTTACACAAAAAGCCATCGAACACACTAGGCAACATGCATTTGGAAAATCACTG TTTCAGAATCCGCATAGAGAAAGTTGTTGTTCTTCTGATGATGACCAGTTAATGGAAACAAACAGTACAGAAGAATTCCCACAATGTTCAGGGCATACCTCAAATTCAAGAAAAAGGCTTTCAAAAGACCTTcagcaaacaaacaatacgGACCATGCGAGCAAAAAACCGAGAGAGTTTGTTTGA
- the LOC100187191 gene encoding SET domain-containing protein 9, which produces MSKVKQIIRRWNAYKYRFLPWLALNLKRGDIISVTENKLTSDENILEQLQVIFSALEKNQETGLNANHVVENVCGFQIAQKSSSIKEAGTGVFVSKGTVSKGQVVALYPGTVYLPADSKFFQSLGNQFMFKCLDNLYIDGKDSGISKSVFTSCSNRDRIGFLEACDISWIKRSFACPLNVGQYVNNHNKSNPANVQYQEFDFAQDFPRNLYRFIPNINFDCTAQLNFVRSVALIATRDIHSGEELLSSYFTISR; this is translated from the coding sequence ATGTCtaaggtaaaacaaataattcgGCGTTGGAACGCTTATAAATACCGCTTTTTACCGTGGCTGGCACTAAACCTGAAACGAGGAGATATTATTTCAGTAACGGAAAATAAACTGACCTCTGACGAAAACATTTTAGAACAGTTACAGGTGATTTTCAGTGCTTTAGAAAAGAATCAAGAGACAGGCCTCAATGCGAACCATGTTGTAGAAAATGTTTGCGGGTTTCAGATAGCGCAAAAGTCAAGCAGTATAAAAGAAGCTGGTACTGGTGTGTTTGTATCCAAAGGAACTGTAAGTAAAGGCCAAGTTGTTGCTTTATATCCCGGAACTGTTTACTTGCCGGCCGATTCAAAATTTTTCCAATCTCTTGGTAATCAGTTCATGTTCAAGTGCTTGGACAATCTGTATATTGATGGGAAAGACAGTGGTATttcaaaatctgtttttacCTCCTGTTCGAATAGAGACAGAATTGGTTTCCTTGAGGCTTGCGATATAAGTTGGATAAAAAGAAGCTTTGCATGCCCATTAAACGTTGGTCAGTATGTAAATAATCACAACAAATCAAACCCAGCGAATGTGCAATATCAGGAGTTTGATTTTGCTCAAGATTTTCCCAGAAATCTTTATAGATTTATTCCGAACATAAACTTTGATTGCACGGCTCAACTTAACTTTGTTAGAAGTGTTGCACTGATTGCGACAAGAGACATTCATAGTGGAGAAGAACTGCTTTCAAGTTACTTTACTATATCACGTTAA